A stretch of the Coturnix japonica isolate 7356 chromosome 27, Coturnix japonica 2.1, whole genome shotgun sequence genome encodes the following:
- the DCAKD gene encoding dephospho-CoA kinase domain-containing protein isoform X2: MFLVGLSGGIASGKSTVVAVLRELGCAVIDADVIAREVVQPRLKAYQQIVHYFGPEILLESGEINREALGNIIFSHPEKRRLLNSITHPEIQKEMLKQVLKYFVLGYRYVILDIPLLFETKRLTKFMKHTVLVYCDPQTQLARLMKRNGLSQAEAEARIASQLPLDEKRRMAAHIIDNSGDRESTRQQLHVAVTVPRHYSTSSLDWKTPH, from the exons ATGTTCCTGGTTGGGCTCTCGGGTGGAATCGCATCGGGGAAGAGCACGGTGGTGGCCGTACTCCGGGAACTGGGCTGTGCCGTGATTGATGCTGATGTTATTGCCAGAGAGG TGGTGCAGCCCCGCCTGAAGGCCTATCAGCAGATCGTGCATTACTTCGGCCCCGAGATCCTCCTGGAGAGTGGGGAGATCAATCGCGAGGCGCTGGGAAACATCATCTTCTCCCACCCGGAGAAACGGCGGCTGCTGAACTCCATCACCCACCCCGAGATCCAGAAGGAGATGCTGAAGCAAGTCTTGAAGTACTTTGTGCTAG GCTACCGCTACGTGATCCTCGACATCCCCCTGCTCTTCGAGACCAAGAGATTGACCAAGTTCATGAAGCACACCGTCCTGGTTTACTG CGACCCTCAGACCCAGCTGGCACGGCTGATGAAGAGGAACGGGCTGTCCCAGGCTGAGGCTGAAGCACGCATCGCCTCGCAGCTGCCTCTGGATGAGAAGCGCAGGATGGCTGCTCATATCATCGACAACTCCGGCGACCGCGAGAGCACACGCCAGCAG ctcCATGTTGCTGTCACAGTGCCCAGACACTACAGCACATCATCGCTCGACTGGAAAACTCCTCATTAA
- the DCAKD gene encoding dephospho-CoA kinase domain-containing protein isoform X1, protein MFLVGLSGGIASGKSTVVAVLRELGCAVIDADVIAREVVQPRLKAYQQIVHYFGPEILLESGEINREALGNIIFSHPEKRRLLNSITHPEIQKEMLKQVLKYFVLGYRYVILDIPLLFETKRLTKFMKHTVLVYCDPQTQLARLMKRNGLSQAEAEARIASQLPLDEKRRMAAHIIDNSGDRESTRQQVLRLHARLEGSLDFLWARLVVGTAVAALGGLLYILLQHFIS, encoded by the exons ATGTTCCTGGTTGGGCTCTCGGGTGGAATCGCATCGGGGAAGAGCACGGTGGTGGCCGTACTCCGGGAACTGGGCTGTGCCGTGATTGATGCTGATGTTATTGCCAGAGAGG TGGTGCAGCCCCGCCTGAAGGCCTATCAGCAGATCGTGCATTACTTCGGCCCCGAGATCCTCCTGGAGAGTGGGGAGATCAATCGCGAGGCGCTGGGAAACATCATCTTCTCCCACCCGGAGAAACGGCGGCTGCTGAACTCCATCACCCACCCCGAGATCCAGAAGGAGATGCTGAAGCAAGTCTTGAAGTACTTTGTGCTAG GCTACCGCTACGTGATCCTCGACATCCCCCTGCTCTTCGAGACCAAGAGATTGACCAAGTTCATGAAGCACACCGTCCTGGTTTACTG CGACCCTCAGACCCAGCTGGCACGGCTGATGAAGAGGAACGGGCTGTCCCAGGCTGAGGCTGAAGCACGCATCGCCTCGCAGCTGCCTCTGGATGAGAAGCGCAGGATGGCTGCTCATATCATCGACAACTCCGGCGACCGCGAGAGCACACGCCAGCAGGTGCTGAGGCTGCACGCGAGGCTGGAGGGCTCCCTGGACTTCCTCTGGGCACGCCTGGTGGTGGGAACAGCCGTGGCTGCACTTGGAGGGTTGCTGTACATCCTCCTCCAGCATTTCATCTCTTAA
- the NMT1 gene encoding glycylpeptide N-tetradecanoyltransferase 1, with translation MADDSETAARRPPAKPHRPSAEENEHEHCSDCENEAERGSKRGGLSPANDSGAKKKKKKPKRKKEKGDQPDQAQDQPMKVNSLPAERIQEIQKAIELFSVGQGPAKTMEEASKRSYQFWDTQPVPKLGEVVNTHGPVEPDKDNIRQEPYTLPQGFTWDALDLGDRGVLKELYTLLNENYVEDDDNMFRFDYSPEFLLWALRPPGWLPQWHCGVRVVSSKKLVGFISAIPATIHIYETEKKMVEINFLCVHKKLRSKRVAPVLIREITRRVHLEGIFQAVYTAGVVLPKPVGTCRYWHRSLNPRKLIEVKFSHLSRNMTMQRTMKLYRLPETPKTPGLRPMEHKDIPAVHKLLTEYLKHFHLTPVMSREEVEHWFLPQENIIDTFVVESAPGEVTDFLSFYTLPSTIMNHPTHKSLKAAYSFYNVHTKTPLIDLMSDALILAKSKGFDVFNALDLMENKTFLEKLKFGIGDGNLQYYLYNWKCPSMAPEKVGLVLQ, from the exons ATGGCGGACGACAGTGAGACAGCAGCGAGGCGGCCGCCGGCGAAGCCTCACCGGCCGTCAGCGGAGGAGAACGAGCACGAGCACTGCAGCGACTGCGAGAACGAAGCGGAGCGCGGCTCCAAGCGCGG TGGCTTGAGTCCAGCGAATGACAGCGGagccaaaaagaagaaaaagaaaccaaaacggaagaaagaaaaaggagatcAGCCTGACCAGGCTCAGGACCAGCCAATGAAG GTCAACTCTCTGCCCGCTGAGAGGATCCAGGAGATTCAGAAAGCCATTGAGCTCTTCTCTGTAGGTCAGGGCCCTGCCAAAACCATGGAGGAGGCCAGCAAGCGCAGCTATCAGTTCTGGGACACGCAACCGGTGCCCAAGCTCG GAGAAGTGGTGAACACCCACGGCCCTGTTGAACCAGACAAGGACAACATCCGCCAGGAGCCGTACACTTTGCCCCAGGGCTTCACCTGGGATGCGCTGGACCTTGGGGACAGAGGCGTG CTGAAGGAGCTGTACACGCTGCTGAACGAGAACTATGTGGAAGATGATGACAACATGTTCCGCTTCGACTACTCTCCTGAGTTCCTGCTGTG GGCACTGCGTCCCCCAGGCTGGCTGCCCCAGTGGCACTGCGGGGTCAGAGTGGTCTCCAGCAAGAAGCTGGTTGGGTTTATCAGTGCGATTCCTGCCACCATCCACATCTACGAGAC aGAGAAGAAGATGGTGGAGATAAACTTCCTGTGTGTCCACAAAAAGCTGCGCTCAAAACGAGTGGCTCCGGTTCTGATCCGCGAGATCACACGGAGGGTTCACCTGGAGGGGATCTTTCAGGCTGTTTACACAGCAGGAGTGGTGCTGCCAAAGCCTGTGGGGACATGCAG GTACTGGCACCGCTCCCTGAATCCTCGGAAACTCATTGAGGTCAAATTCTCCCACCTGAGCAGGAACATGACTATGCAACGCACCATGAAGCTTTACCGATTGCCCGAG ACCCCCAAGACTCCCGGCTTGCGGCCGATGGAGCACAAAGATATCCCTGCAGTGCACAAGCTCCTGACTGAGTACCTGAAACATTTCCACCTGACGCCTGTCATGAGCCGAGAGGAGGTGGAGCACTGGTTCCTACCTCAGGAGAACATCATTGACACCTTTGTGGTGGAG AGCGCCCCAGGGGAGGTGACAGACTTCCTGAGCTTCTACACGCTGCCCTCCACCATCATGAACCACCCGACCCACAAGAGCCTGAAAGCTGCTTACTCCTTCTACAACGTCCACACCAAAACGCCTCTCATCGACCTCATGAGCGACGCTCTCATCCTCGCCAAGTCg AAAGGATTTGACGTCTTCAATGCACTGGAtctcatggaaaacaaaactttcctGGAGAAGCTGAAGTTTGGGATCGGGGACGGGAACCTGCAGTATTACCTGTACAATTGGAAATGTCCCAGCATGGCACCAGAGAAG GTCGGACTGGTGTTGCAGTAA